From the genome of Streptacidiphilus rugosus AM-16, one region includes:
- a CDS encoding cytochrome c oxidase assembly protein — MTGTTLASGYSGPPAWQWSDLVTSWQLEPVVLAAALLLGALYGLGLLRVRRTGGAWPAGRTLAWYGGLALWVWSTMSGVGVYERILFTDRAAQVVVLLMLVPLLLGMGGPVSLIAESSSECGRDRLLRVLRSRPSKVLMFPAVSTALLMLPPWLLYFTSWYQHTMTSQSWNVGLHVVLVVLGLAYFWPRLQIDPVAHEYPQLVGLFITMAEVIFDAGLGILLVYGHTTIAEHYYTGLRRPWGPSVHQDQIWGGCTLWALGDMAGLPFLAALVRRWMVKGRAETAAVDAAIDAQIARQREAAASRRAATAGAAAASGDPSPGAAAAAEPEDDDPEMMRPWWLDDPNLAHRYSRDQG, encoded by the coding sequence ATGACCGGAACGACGCTCGCGTCGGGTTACAGCGGCCCGCCGGCCTGGCAGTGGTCGGACCTGGTGACCAGCTGGCAGCTCGAACCCGTCGTGCTGGCCGCCGCCCTGCTCCTGGGTGCGCTGTACGGACTCGGTCTGCTGCGGGTGCGCCGCACCGGCGGCGCCTGGCCGGCCGGGCGCACCCTCGCCTGGTACGGCGGACTGGCCCTCTGGGTCTGGTCGACCATGTCGGGCGTCGGGGTGTACGAGCGGATCCTCTTCACCGACCGGGCCGCGCAGGTCGTCGTGCTGCTGATGCTGGTGCCGCTGCTGCTGGGCATGGGCGGGCCGGTCTCGCTGATCGCGGAGTCGTCGAGCGAGTGCGGCCGCGACCGCCTGCTGCGGGTGCTGCGCAGCCGGCCCTCCAAGGTGCTGATGTTCCCGGCCGTGTCGACGGCGCTGCTGATGCTGCCGCCGTGGCTGCTCTACTTCACGTCCTGGTACCAGCACACGATGACCAGCCAGTCCTGGAACGTCGGCCTGCACGTGGTCCTGGTGGTGCTGGGGCTCGCCTACTTCTGGCCGCGCCTGCAGATCGACCCGGTCGCGCACGAGTACCCGCAGCTGGTGGGTCTCTTCATCACCATGGCCGAGGTCATCTTCGACGCGGGCCTGGGCATCCTGCTCGTCTACGGCCACACCACCATCGCCGAGCACTACTACACCGGGCTGCGTCGGCCCTGGGGGCCCTCGGTCCACCAGGACCAGATCTGGGGCGGCTGCACGCTCTGGGCGCTGGGCGACATGGCCGGGCTGCCCTTCCTCGCGGCGCTGGTGCGCCGCTGGATGGTGAAGGGCCGCGCCGAGACCGCTGCCGTCGACGCGGCGATCGACGCGCAGATCGCCCGCCAGCGCGAGGCCGCCGCCTCCCGCCGAGCGGCCACGGCCGGCGCCGCCGCCGCCTCGGGCGACCCCTCCCCCGGCGCCGCGGCTGCGGCCGAGCCGGAGGACGACGACCCGGAGATGATGCGCCCCTGGTGGCTCGACGACCCGAACCTCGCCCACCGCTACAGCAGGGACCAGGGCTGA
- a CDS encoding cysteine hydrolase family protein, whose product MTTTTLRELNGFDQAPAVLADSTLILIDYQNTYTQGVMELDGWREALDAAAELLGRARAAGAKVIHVVNDGGEGTPYDIRAEIGRIHPRVAPVEGEPTVVKGKPDAFLGTGLDRLVEEAGNDTVVLAGFMTHMCVAFTAQGAFLRGSHVTIVADACATRPLRTAAGEVTADQLHRAALVTVHDLYGVVVAEGSQLL is encoded by the coding sequence ATGACGACGACCACCCTCCGTGAACTCAACGGCTTCGACCAGGCGCCGGCCGTCCTGGCGGATTCCACGCTGATCCTGATCGACTACCAGAACACCTATACCCAGGGCGTCATGGAGCTCGACGGTTGGAGGGAGGCCCTGGACGCGGCCGCCGAGCTGCTGGGCCGGGCCCGCGCCGCCGGGGCGAAGGTCATCCACGTCGTCAACGACGGCGGCGAGGGCACCCCCTACGACATCCGTGCCGAGATCGGCCGGATCCACCCCAGGGTGGCACCGGTCGAGGGCGAGCCCACCGTCGTCAAGGGGAAGCCGGACGCGTTCCTCGGCACCGGGCTGGACCGCCTGGTCGAGGAGGCGGGGAACGACACGGTGGTCCTCGCCGGGTTCATGACCCACATGTGCGTCGCCTTCACCGCCCAGGGCGCTTTCCTCCGCGGCAGTCACGTCACCATTGTCGCCGACGCCTGCGCCACCCGTCCGCTGCGGACCGCCGCAGGCGAGGTGACCGCCGACCAGCTCCACCGTGCCGCGCTGGTCACCGTCCACGACCTGTACGGGGTCGTCGTGGCCGAGGGCTCACAGCTCCTCTGA
- a CDS encoding GlxA family transcriptional regulator → MAVVTKRIVIMLFDGVDLLDVTGPPEVFALLRRETPDAAGCQVLLAARSMEPVRTAAGVRVLPDLTFEEAAGRRMDTLIVPGSVEVDGDGRIRALTDPEVVRSVRVLAARARRVASVCVGAHLLAAAGLLDGRRATTHWSTAAQLAADFPAVEVDCDPIFIRDGRVWTGAGITACLDLALALVVEDFGEPVAMAVARQLVMYLKRSGGQSQFSVPTRPTTTTRRMDALRQYVLRHLDAPLTVADLARQAQVGERQLGRIFRAEVGSTPAAYVESLRVEAARNRLEATEDTVERVATTCGFGTTDTLVRAFRRSLGATPTEYRQRFRRPG, encoded by the coding sequence GTGGCCGTGGTCACGAAACGCATCGTCATCATGCTGTTCGACGGCGTGGACCTGCTCGACGTCACCGGGCCGCCGGAGGTCTTCGCGCTGTTGCGGCGGGAAACCCCGGACGCCGCCGGTTGTCAGGTGCTGCTGGCCGCGCGCAGCATGGAGCCGGTTCGCACCGCCGCCGGGGTGCGGGTGCTGCCCGACCTGACCTTCGAGGAGGCGGCCGGGCGACGCATGGACACCCTGATCGTGCCCGGCTCGGTGGAGGTCGACGGCGACGGCCGGATCCGCGCGCTGACCGACCCCGAGGTGGTGCGGAGCGTCCGGGTGCTCGCGGCGCGGGCGCGGCGGGTGGCGTCGGTGTGCGTGGGCGCCCATCTGCTGGCGGCCGCCGGGCTGCTGGACGGCAGGCGGGCCACCACGCACTGGTCGACGGCGGCGCAGCTGGCCGCCGACTTTCCCGCGGTGGAGGTCGACTGCGATCCGATCTTCATCCGGGACGGACGCGTCTGGACCGGCGCAGGCATCACGGCCTGCCTGGACCTCGCGCTGGCCCTGGTGGTCGAGGACTTCGGGGAGCCGGTGGCCATGGCGGTGGCCAGGCAGTTGGTGATGTACCTGAAGCGCTCCGGCGGGCAGAGCCAGTTCAGCGTGCCCACCAGGCCGACGACGACCACCCGCCGCATGGACGCGCTTCGCCAGTACGTGCTGCGGCACCTGGACGCCCCGCTGACCGTGGCCGACCTCGCCCGGCAGGCCCAGGTCGGCGAACGCCAGCTGGGAAGGATCTTCCGTGCGGAGGTCGGCTCGACCCCGGCCGCCTACGTGGAGTCACTTCGGGTCGAGGCCGCGCGCAACCGCCTGGAGGCGACCGAGGACACCGTGGAACGGGTGGCCACGACGTGCGGCTTCGGCACCACGGACACCCTGGTCCGGGCCTTCCGCCGCAGTCTGGGCGCCACGCCCACCGAGTACCGGCAGCGGTTCCGCCGCCCCGGCTGA
- the pntB gene encoding Re/Si-specific NAD(P)(+) transhydrogenase subunit beta: protein MTSTTAAHAADLVAALLFILSLAGLSQHRTSRAGVAYGIVGMALALVATVVFAAQSINAGAVALIVIAMALGAAIGLYRARRVEMTQMPELIAVLHSFVGLAAVLVGWNGYLEVESHGAAQTHVAADLLSIHHAEVVIGIFIGAVTFTGSIVAFLKLSARIASRPLMLPGKNYLNLGALVAFAALTVWFTVSPSLGLMIAVTVLALALGWHLVASIGGGDMPVVVSMLNSYSGWAAAAAGFLLDNDLLIVTGALVGSSGAYLSYIMCKAMNRSFLSVIAGGFGIEAPSGGGDEEQGEHREMRAAEVAGLLARATSVVITPGYGMAVAQAQHPVAELTRRLRERGVEVRFGVHPVAGRLPGHMNVLLAEAKVPYDIVLEMDEINDDFSDTSVVLVIGANDTVNPAAAEDPTSPIAGMPVLRVWEAEQVVVFKRSMASGYAGVQNPLFFRENSSMLFGDAKQSVDEILQALGTGDDHGASSRPQQVPVG from the coding sequence ATGACTTCCACGACGGCCGCACACGCCGCGGACCTCGTCGCCGCGCTGCTGTTCATCCTCAGCCTGGCCGGACTCTCGCAGCACCGCACCTCCCGGGCCGGCGTCGCCTACGGCATCGTGGGCATGGCCCTCGCCCTGGTCGCGACCGTGGTGTTCGCCGCCCAGAGCATCAACGCCGGAGCCGTGGCCCTGATCGTCATCGCTATGGCACTGGGCGCGGCCATCGGCCTCTACCGCGCGCGCCGGGTCGAGATGACCCAGATGCCCGAGCTCATCGCCGTGCTGCACAGCTTCGTCGGCCTGGCCGCCGTGCTGGTCGGCTGGAACGGCTACCTCGAGGTCGAGTCGCACGGCGCAGCGCAGACCCACGTCGCCGCGGACCTGCTGAGCATCCACCACGCCGAGGTCGTCATCGGCATCTTCATCGGCGCGGTCACCTTCACCGGCTCGATCGTCGCCTTCCTGAAGCTGTCCGCGCGGATCGCCTCGCGCCCGCTGATGCTGCCCGGCAAGAACTACCTCAACCTCGGCGCGCTCGTCGCCTTCGCCGCCCTCACGGTGTGGTTCACGGTCAGCCCGAGCCTCGGCCTGATGATCGCCGTCACCGTGCTGGCCCTGGCGCTGGGCTGGCACCTGGTGGCCTCGATCGGCGGCGGCGACATGCCGGTCGTCGTCTCGATGCTGAACAGCTACTCCGGCTGGGCCGCGGCCGCGGCCGGCTTCCTGCTGGACAACGACCTGCTCATCGTCACGGGCGCGCTGGTCGGCTCCTCCGGCGCCTACCTCTCCTACATCATGTGCAAGGCGATGAACCGTTCCTTCCTCTCGGTGATCGCCGGTGGCTTCGGCATCGAGGCGCCCTCCGGCGGGGGCGACGAGGAGCAGGGCGAGCACCGCGAGATGCGCGCGGCCGAGGTGGCCGGACTGCTGGCCCGCGCCACCTCCGTGGTGATCACCCCGGGCTACGGCATGGCCGTCGCGCAGGCCCAGCACCCGGTCGCCGAGCTGACCCGCCGTCTGCGCGAGCGCGGCGTCGAGGTCCGCTTCGGGGTCCACCCGGTGGCCGGCCGCCTGCCCGGACACATGAACGTGCTGCTGGCCGAGGCCAAGGTGCCCTACGACATCGTCCTGGAGATGGACGAGATCAACGACGACTTCTCGGACACCTCGGTGGTGCTGGTCATCGGCGCCAACGACACCGTCAACCCGGCCGCGGCCGAGGACCCGACCAGCCCCATCGCCGGCATGCCGGTGCTGCGGGTCTGGGAGGCCGAGCAGGTCGTCGTCTTCAAGCGGTCGATGGCCTCCGGCTACGCGGGCGTGCAGAACCCGCTGTTCTTCCGCGAGAACAGCAGCATGCTCTTCGGCGACGCCAAGCAGAGCGTGGACGAGATCCTCCAGGCCCTGGGCACCGGCGATGACCACGGCGCGAGCTCCCGCCCGCAGCAGGTCCCGGTCGGCTAG
- a CDS encoding Re/Si-specific NAD(P)(+) transhydrogenase subunit alpha encodes MSAQEHADHPPQRIGVVAESAPGETRVAATPATVRQLLGLGYEVVVESEAGAASGFTDAAYSEAGASIGEAWAADVVLMVNAPSSGEIARLRDGATLVGLLAPAQKPELLAELATRPVTALALDAVPRISRAQSMDVLSSMANIAGYRAVIEAAHVFGRFFTGQVTAAGKVPPAKVLVAGAGVAGLAAIGAASSLGAIVRATDPRPEVADQVKSLGGEYLPVNVAQEASTDGYAKATSADYDLAAAALYHEQAKDVDIVVTTALIPGRPAPRLLTAEDVAAMKPGSVVVDMAAAMGGNVAGTVPGRAVVTDNGVTLIGYTDLASRLPAQASQLFGTNLVNLIKLLTPGKDGRLTVDFDDVVQRAVTVVQNGEITWPPPPVQVSAAPVAQPAAAPAQPAAPKEPKLTPAARFALIGAGMLAMFGLVAYAPAQLAQNFTVFALAVVIGYYVIGKVHHALHTPLMSVTNAISGIMVIGALLQIGHESWIVTTLAFVAVLLTSINIFGGFAVTRRMLSMFSKG; translated from the coding sequence ATGTCGGCACAAGAACACGCGGACCACCCACCGCAGCGCATCGGTGTGGTCGCCGAGTCCGCGCCCGGCGAGACCCGCGTGGCCGCGACGCCCGCGACGGTACGCCAGTTGCTCGGCCTCGGCTACGAGGTCGTGGTCGAGTCCGAGGCCGGAGCAGCCTCAGGATTCACCGACGCCGCCTACAGCGAGGCCGGAGCGAGCATCGGCGAGGCGTGGGCGGCGGATGTCGTCCTGATGGTCAACGCCCCCTCCAGCGGTGAGATCGCCAGACTGCGGGACGGCGCCACCCTGGTCGGCCTGCTCGCCCCCGCGCAGAAGCCCGAGCTGCTGGCGGAGCTGGCGACGCGTCCCGTCACCGCGCTCGCCCTGGACGCCGTGCCGCGCATCTCGCGCGCGCAGTCGATGGACGTGCTCTCCTCGATGGCCAACATCGCCGGCTACCGCGCGGTCATCGAGGCCGCGCACGTCTTCGGACGTTTCTTCACCGGCCAGGTCACCGCGGCGGGCAAGGTGCCGCCGGCCAAGGTCCTGGTCGCCGGCGCCGGTGTGGCCGGTCTCGCCGCCATCGGTGCGGCGTCCAGCCTCGGCGCGATCGTGCGCGCCACCGACCCGCGCCCCGAGGTCGCCGACCAGGTCAAGTCCCTGGGCGGCGAGTACCTGCCGGTCAACGTGGCCCAGGAGGCCAGCACCGACGGTTACGCCAAGGCCACCTCCGCCGACTACGACCTGGCCGCCGCCGCGCTCTACCACGAGCAGGCCAAGGACGTGGACATCGTCGTCACCACCGCGCTGATCCCCGGCCGTCCCGCGCCGCGCCTGCTCACCGCCGAGGACGTGGCCGCGATGAAGCCCGGCAGCGTCGTCGTCGACATGGCCGCCGCCATGGGCGGAAACGTCGCCGGCACCGTCCCCGGCCGCGCCGTGGTCACCGACAACGGCGTGACCCTGATCGGCTACACCGACCTCGCCTCCCGGCTGCCCGCCCAGGCCTCGCAGCTCTTCGGCACCAACCTGGTCAACCTGATCAAGCTGCTGACGCCCGGCAAGGACGGCCGGCTCACCGTCGACTTCGACGACGTCGTGCAGCGGGCCGTCACGGTCGTCCAGAACGGCGAGATCACCTGGCCGCCGCCGCCCGTCCAGGTCTCCGCCGCCCCGGTGGCGCAGCCCGCGGCCGCGCCGGCCCAGCCCGCGGCGCCCAAGGAGCCGAAGCTGACCCCTGCGGCCCGGTTCGCCCTGATCGGGGCCGGGATGCTCGCCATGTTCGGCCTGGTCGCCTACGCCCCGGCCCAGCTCGCGCAGAACTTCACGGTCTTCGCGCTGGCGGTGGTGATCGGCTACTACGTGATCGGCAAGGTCCACCACGCGCTGCACACCCCGCTGATGTCGGTCACCAACGCCATCTCCGGGATCATGGTGATCGGCGCCCTGCTGCAGATCGGGCACGAGAGCTGGATCGTCACCACGCTCGCCTTCGTGGCCGTCCTGCTGACCAGCATCAACATCTTCGGCGGCTTCGCCGTCACCCGCCGCATGCTGTCCATGTTCTCGAAGGGCTGA
- a CDS encoding putative Ig domain-containing protein, protein MGITLRRGVRRAALTGLTSLAAVGALAFGVAPQANAAASSPTANPYSPAYQHPYRHGVLPTIGQNAKMKSWDASHASPAATGPETLSYGGGIDGIGVQSGHSKVYLVFYGTQWGTQSTDANGNAKFTGDPDGGASVAQQMFKGIGTNNELWSADLTQWCDGAGVATGATSCPASGASYIPYQSGGVLAGVWYDNSAASPSAASGHQLGQEAVNAAAHFGNTTAASNRYAYYVILSPHGTNPDNYQNQYCAWHDYNGDSTLTGGAVTSPYGDVAFSNQPYNMDSGAGCGVGFVNSPGTLDGYTITMGHEWHEMMSDQNPAGGWTNNTGSSYNGQENSDECAWLSPGTTGGAANISFGSFGTYPEQASWSNDTNACAISHPIVNHGETVTVNSPGNQTTTVNTAVSLQISGSDSAGKSLTYSATGLPAGLSISSSGLITGTPTTTGSSSVTVTATSGTASGTASFNWTVNPVSTETVTVNNPGSQTGTVGTAASLQISGSDSAGKSLTYSATGLPAGLSISSSGLISGTPTTAATSSVTVTASSGTASGSNSFSWTVNPSSGGCASPGQKLSNPGFESGSSGWTATAGVIGQNGPSEPAHSGSWNAWMDGYGTTHTDTLAQSVAVPSGCTSNFSFWLHIDTSETTTTTAYDTVKVQVLNSSGTVLGTLATYSNLNAAGGYQQHTFNLSSYAGQTVTLKFTGHEDVSLQTSFVVDDTALNAS, encoded by the coding sequence ATGGGCATCACCCTTCGCCGCGGAGTGCGCCGTGCGGCCCTCACCGGCCTCACCTCGCTCGCCGCAGTCGGAGCGCTGGCGTTCGGCGTGGCCCCACAGGCCAACGCCGCCGCGAGCTCCCCGACCGCCAACCCCTACAGCCCCGCCTACCAGCACCCGTACCGTCACGGCGTGCTGCCCACCATCGGGCAGAACGCGAAGATGAAGTCGTGGGACGCCAGCCATGCGTCACCTGCGGCGACCGGTCCGGAGACGCTGTCCTACGGCGGCGGCATCGACGGCATCGGCGTCCAGAGCGGCCACTCCAAGGTCTACCTGGTCTTCTACGGCACCCAGTGGGGCACCCAGAGCACCGACGCCAACGGCAACGCCAAGTTCACCGGCGACCCCGACGGCGGCGCCTCGGTCGCCCAGCAGATGTTCAAGGGCATCGGCACCAACAACGAACTGTGGTCCGCCGACCTCACCCAGTGGTGCGACGGCGCAGGCGTCGCCACCGGCGCCACCTCCTGCCCCGCCAGCGGCGCCAGCTACATCCCCTACCAGAGCGGCGGCGTCCTCGCCGGCGTCTGGTACGACAACAGCGCCGCCTCCCCCAGCGCCGCCAGCGGCCACCAGCTCGGCCAGGAGGCCGTCAACGCCGCCGCCCACTTCGGCAACACCACCGCCGCCTCCAACCGCTACGCCTACTACGTCATCCTCTCCCCCCACGGCACCAACCCCGACAACTACCAGAACCAGTACTGCGCCTGGCACGACTACAACGGCGACTCCACCCTCACCGGCGGAGCCGTCACCTCGCCCTACGGCGACGTCGCCTTCTCCAATCAGCCCTACAACATGGACTCCGGCGCCGGCTGCGGCGTCGGCTTCGTCAACAGCCCCGGAACCCTGGACGGCTACACCATCACCATGGGCCACGAGTGGCACGAGATGATGTCCGACCAGAACCCCGCCGGCGGCTGGACCAACAACACCGGCAGCAGCTACAACGGCCAGGAGAACTCCGACGAGTGCGCCTGGCTCTCCCCCGGCACCACCGGCGGCGCCGCCAACATCAGCTTCGGCTCCTTCGGCACCTACCCCGAACAGGCCAGCTGGTCCAACGACACCAACGCCTGCGCCATCTCCCACCCGATCGTCAACCACGGCGAGACGGTCACGGTGAACAGCCCCGGCAACCAGACCACCACCGTCAACACCGCGGTCTCCCTGCAGATCTCCGGCAGCGACTCGGCCGGCAAGTCCCTCACCTACAGCGCCACCGGACTCCCCGCCGGCCTGTCCATCTCCAGCTCCGGCCTGATCACCGGCACCCCGACCACGACCGGCAGCTCCTCGGTCACCGTCACCGCCACCTCCGGCACCGCCTCCGGCACCGCCTCCTTCAACTGGACCGTCAACCCGGTCAGCACCGAGACGGTCACCGTGAACAACCCCGGCAGCCAGACCGGCACCGTCGGCACCGCCGCCTCTCTGCAGATCTCCGGCAGCGACTCGGCCGGCAAGTCCCTCACCTACAGCGCCACCGGACTCCCGGCCGGCCTGTCCATCTCCAGCTCCGGCCTGATCTCCGGCACCCCGACCACGGCCGCGACCTCCAGCGTCACCGTGACCGCCTCCTCCGGCACCGCCTCCGGCAGCAACTCGTTCAGCTGGACGGTCAACCCGAGCAGCGGCGGCTGCGCCAGCCCGGGCCAGAAGCTCAGCAACCCCGGCTTCGAGTCCGGGAGCTCCGGCTGGACCGCCACGGCCGGTGTCATCGGCCAGAACGGCCCCAGCGAGCCCGCCCACTCCGGCAGCTGGAACGCCTGGATGGACGGCTACGGCACCACCCACACCGACACCCTCGCCCAGAGCGTGGCGGTCCCGTCCGGGTGCACCTCGAACTTCTCGTTCTGGCTGCACATCGACACCAGTGAGACCACCACGACCACGGCCTACGACACGGTCAAGGTCCAGGTCCTGAACAGCTCCGGCACCGTGCTGGGCACGCTGGCGACGTACTCCAACCTGAACGCGGCGGGTGGCTACCAGCAGCACACCTTCAACCTGTCCAGCTACGCGGGACAGACCGTCACCCTCAAGTTCACCGGTCACGAGGACGTCAGCCTGCAGACCAGCTTCGTCGTCGACGATACGGCGCTGAACGCCTCCTGA
- a CDS encoding ABC transporter permease, with protein sequence MSEGVAVVEGVDAGLAPAELAAKYGLDLSGRRPTLRAYTRELWARRHFIWAFATARTTASYTSAKLGQIWQVVTPLLNAAVYYLVFGLLLGTNRGIPNYVAYLCTGIFTFQFTQSAVLSGTRAIADNLGLIRALHFPRACLPIAMTIMQLQQLMFSMGVLGVIILVTGEPVTVKWLLVLPTLLLQTVFNTGLALLLARWGARTTDLAQLMPFVIRTWMYLSGVFWSVQTLSAHIPKPVQTLLYLNPALIFNELMRYALMDTVHASSLGPHVWLSALLWAVFAGGFGYVHFWRAEDQYGRG encoded by the coding sequence GTGAGCGAAGGAGTCGCCGTCGTGGAGGGGGTCGACGCCGGACTGGCACCGGCCGAACTCGCGGCCAAATACGGTCTCGACCTGAGCGGGCGCCGCCCCACGCTGCGGGCCTACACCCGCGAGCTGTGGGCGCGCCGGCACTTCATCTGGGCGTTCGCGACGGCCAGGACCACCGCGTCCTACACCTCGGCGAAGCTGGGCCAGATCTGGCAGGTGGTGACGCCGCTGCTCAACGCGGCGGTCTACTACCTCGTCTTCGGCCTGCTCCTGGGGACCAACCGGGGCATCCCCAACTACGTCGCCTATCTCTGCACGGGCATCTTCACCTTCCAGTTCACCCAGTCGGCGGTGCTGTCGGGGACCCGCGCCATCGCCGACAACCTGGGCCTGATCCGTGCCCTGCACTTCCCGCGGGCCTGTCTGCCCATCGCGATGACGATCATGCAGCTGCAACAGCTGATGTTCTCCATGGGCGTGCTCGGGGTGATCATCCTGGTCACCGGCGAACCGGTCACCGTCAAGTGGCTGCTCGTCCTGCCCACGCTGCTGCTGCAGACCGTCTTCAACACCGGCCTCGCGCTGCTGCTCGCCCGCTGGGGAGCGAGAACCACCGACCTGGCGCAGCTGATGCCCTTCGTCATCCGCACCTGGATGTACCTCTCCGGGGTCTTCTGGAGCGTGCAGACCCTCAGCGCGCACATTCCGAAGCCGGTGCAGACCCTGCTCTACCTCAACCCGGCGCTGATCTTCAACGAACTGATGCGCTACGCCCTGATGGACACCGTCCACGCGAGCAGTCTGGGCCCGCACGTGTGGCTGTCGGCGCTGCTCTGGGCGGTGTTCGCGGGCGGCTTCGGCTACGTCCACTTCTGGCGCGCGGAGGACCAGTACGGGCGCGGCTGA
- a CDS encoding SMP-30/gluconolactonase/LRE family protein, with protein MMGAQQTSAHPDWGYTAMARPPIRPQTWTPPPRSGRARAWRKHRSLPPLDLVPLSGLGPEDVVVDALGRVLCGVADGRVLRLSPDGREAVTIADIAPGRPAGLEVLPDGRVLVCDARRGRLLRVDPDKGSVETLADRQGGEPLRLVSNVVAAADGTVYFTESSRRFGIDDWRADVLEHSGTGRLLRLAAGGGEPEVLLDGLQFANGVAFGPDESYLAVAETGDYRVTRYWLTGDRAGDYEPFVDLPGFPDNLGAGTHGLLWIAMVAPRDPLLDTLHRVHPAARQVLWRVPEALLPGPKPTVWVIAVDTAGRVVHDLQGPSAAFRAVTGVAEHGGRLWLGSLTEPSVASFDLAAVRV; from the coding sequence ATGATGGGGGCTCAGCAGACATCCGCCCACCCCGACTGGGGGTACACCGCCATGGCCCGCCCGCCGATCCGACCGCAGACCTGGACCCCGCCGCCACGCAGCGGCCGTGCGCGGGCCTGGCGCAAGCACCGTTCGCTCCCGCCGCTCGACCTCGTCCCGCTCTCCGGTCTCGGCCCGGAGGACGTCGTGGTCGACGCACTCGGGCGGGTGCTGTGCGGGGTCGCCGACGGGCGCGTGCTGCGGCTCAGCCCCGACGGGCGCGAGGCCGTCACCATCGCCGACATCGCCCCCGGCCGCCCCGCGGGCCTGGAGGTGCTGCCCGACGGGCGGGTGCTCGTCTGCGACGCCCGGCGCGGACGCCTGCTCCGCGTCGACCCGGACAAGGGGAGCGTCGAGACCCTCGCCGACCGCCAGGGCGGCGAACCGCTGCGGCTGGTCAGCAACGTCGTGGCCGCCGCCGACGGGACGGTCTACTTCACCGAGTCCAGCCGCCGCTTCGGCATCGACGACTGGCGCGCCGACGTGCTGGAGCACTCCGGGACCGGCCGGCTGCTGCGCCTCGCCGCCGGGGGCGGCGAACCGGAGGTGCTGCTGGACGGGCTCCAGTTCGCCAACGGCGTCGCCTTCGGTCCCGACGAGTCCTACCTCGCCGTCGCCGAGACCGGCGACTACCGGGTCACCCGCTACTGGCTGACCGGCGACCGGGCCGGCGACTACGAGCCCTTCGTCGACCTGCCGGGCTTCCCCGACAACCTCGGCGCCGGTACCCACGGACTGCTCTGGATCGCCATGGTCGCCCCGCGCGACCCCCTTCTGGACACGCTGCACCGCGTCCACCCCGCCGCCCGCCAGGTCCTGTGGCGCGTCCCCGAGGCGCTGCTGCCCGGACCGAAGCCCACCGTCTGGGTGATCGCCGTCGACACCGCGGGCCGCGTGGTGCACGACCTCCAGGGCCCGAGCGCCGCGTTCCGCGCCGTCACCGGCGTGGCCGAACACGGCGGCCGCCTCTGGCTGGGCTCGCTCACCGAACCCTCCGTCGCCTCGTTCGACCTGGCCGCCGTCCGGGTCTGA